Within Candidatus Edwardsbacteria bacterium, the genomic segment CCAGCATTTTTTCGGGGCCGAGCCGATGGAGCTGCACATGCGGCTGCTGGTGACATTCATGCTGCTGGCTTTCGGGACCTACGCCCATGTCCTGATAACCACCAGGAGATCGGCCGAGGTTATAGCCAACAACCAGACCAGGCAATACCAGACGCTTTTGGGCAACATGCTGAACGGCCTGGCTCATTATCAGTTGCTGACCGACGAGCTGAACAACCCGGTGGATTTCATTCTGCTGGAGGCCAACCAGGCTTACTATGACATCACCGGGCTGGCCGCCGACCGGGTGTTGGATCGCAAAGCTTCGGAGGCCACCCCCTGGATACTAAAAGGGGGCATCGGCTGGCTGGACATATACGGCCGGGCGGCCCTGGCGGGCGAGACCAGCAAAACCGAGATCTATTCTAAGCATCTGGACAAGTGGCTGCTGGTCTCGGTCTACAGTCCGGCTCAAGGGTTTTTTGTGACCCTAGTCGAGGACATCACCGAGCGTAAAAGGATAGAGGGCATCAACCGCGAGAACCAGGAACGGATGGAGGTTATACTCGAGGCCGTACAGGCCGGGGTCGTGGTGATAGACCGTGAAACCCACCTTATTGTGTATGCCAATAAACAGGCGACCCAAATGATAGGCGCCCCGGTTAGTGATATTCTCGACAGGAAATGCAACAAATTCATCTGCCCGGCCAGTGACGGTGCCTGTCCCGTAACCGATTTGCATCAGACAGTGGATAATTCGGAAAAATGTGTTATCAATATTAAAGGGGAAATGATCCCCATTCTTAAAACCGTAACACCAACCAAAATGGGCGGGCGTGAAGTGCTGGTGGAAAGTTTTGTGGATATAACGGAGCGCAAGCGGGCCGAGCAGGCTCTTAATGCCGAGGCCATCCGAAGGCGCATCCTTATCGACCAGTCACGAGACGGTATTGTGGTCCTTGCCAAGGACGGCAGCGTATACGAGTCCAACCGGCGGTTTGCCGAAATGCTTGGTTACTTCCCCGAGGAAATCAAACAACTCCACGTGTGGGATTGGGAGTTTCAGTATACACGTGAGCAGACGATGGATATGATCGGTAATGTTGATGAGGCCGGTGACTTCTTTGAGACGCGACACCGTCGTAAGGATGGTACCATCTATGATGTTGAAATAAGCACCAATGGGGCTGCCTTCGAGGGAGAAAAGCTGATTTTCTGCGTGTGCCGGGACATCACCGACCGTAAAAAAGCCGAAGATGAGTTGAGAAAAATGAACATCGCCTTGGAGCAAAGCCCCAGTGCGGTGGTCATCACCGATCTTGACGGCCGGATCGAATACGTGAACAACGCTTTCGTAACTATGACCGGATACCCCAAGGCCGATGCAATCGGCGAGAATCCCCGGATACTGAAATCGGGCGAGACCAGTGAAGATGACTATCAGGTTTTATGGAAGACCATAGCTGGGGGTGGAGAGTGGAAGGGAGAATTTCACAACCGGCGCAAGGATGGCAGCCTGTACTGGGAGCAGGCGGTAATAGCTAGCATCAAGGACCAAAACGGCGCTCCGATAAAATATGTGGCCGTCAAGCAGGACATCACCGAACGCAAGCGGGCCGAAGAAGAACTGCGGGCAAGTGAGGAGAAATTCCGGAATTTAGTCGAAAACCAAAGCGAGGGGATAGGGGTAATCAACCAAGAGGAAAAGTTTGTGTTTGCCAACTCGGCAGCGGATAAGATCTTTGGTTTGGAAAAAGGATTGCTGGTGGGTCGATCGCTTAAGGAATATTTAACCCCGGAAGGTATTCAACAAATAGCGGAAGAGAGTCGGCAAAGAAAAGATGGCAAAAAAGGACTTTATGAACTGGAGATAAACACCGGAACAGGTGAAAAGAAGATCATATACGTTTCGGCCATTCCCCAGACCGATCCAATGGGAAAGTACATTGGAACTATGGGATTATTCCAGGATATCACCGAGCAGAAGAAAGCCAGACAGGAAATCGAGGATACGCGCCGCCGCCTGGAAATGATCCTAAGCAGCGCCGGCGAGGGCATCTACGGGTTGGATGATAGGAGGAGAACCATATTCATGAACCCAGTCGCCGCAAACTTACTGGGTTATTCGGTCGAAGAAATGATAGGCAAGGTCCAGCACGAAGTCTCCCATCATACAAAACCAGACGGCTCGCATTATGACAGCAAAGATTGCCCGATCAATGCCAGCATAACAGACGGCCAGATTCACCATGTAACTGGTGAGATTTTTTGGCGCAAAGACGGCAGCAGTTTCCCGGTGGAATACACCAGCACTCCAACCGTTGAAAACGGCCGGACCACCGGATCGGTGGTGGTATTCCGCGATATCACCGAGCGCAAGCAGAGCGAGGCTCTGCAGTCAACCATCTATAAGATCTCGGAGATATCAACTTCGTCCGAAAGCCTGCTTGAACTGTATGCCGGGATACATATGATAGTTGACGAGATGATGAGTACTGCCAATTTCTATATTGCCCTATACAACAAAAAAGAGAATAAGCTTGAATTCCCCTATTTTGTCGACGAACGGGATCCGTCCCCGGTCTCCCGCCCCTTGAAAAAAGGCTTGACGGAATATGTGCTAAGAATCCATAAGCCCCTGCTGGCCCCGCCCATGGTCCAGAAAAAACTGGCCGATGCCGGGGAAATTGAGATAGTGGGCACGCCCTCGGTGGACTGGATGGGGGTTCCGCTTAAAAGCGGCAACCAGGCCTTCGGCGTGCTGGTGGTCCAATCATATCGCGAGAAGGTAAGGTTCGGGGCCAGGGAACTATCTATGCTTAATTTCGTATCGGACAATATTGCGGCGGCCATACAACGGAAAAAGGGGGAGGACGAAAGAAAGAAACTGGTCACAGAGCTGCAGGAATCGCTGGACAATATTAAAACCCTCAAGGGACTGGTGCCCATCTGCTCCTCCTGCAAGAAGATCCGCAACGACGGGGGTTACTGGCAGCAGGTGGAGGAGTATGTGGCCGAGCACACCGAGGCCGACTTCTCCCACGGCATCTGCGACGAGTGCGCCCACAAGTTATATCCCCAGTATTTTAAGGACAAGAAGAACAAGACCAAGGGCGACGAGGTGGGCTGATGACAGCATCAGTTTAAAGTTCAAAGTTGAAAGTTGAAAGAATAAAAGGCGTGTCATCACTTAGGTAGTAATATAATAGCTAAACTCAGTGCAGGCTCTGAGGGCGGCATTCATTTTTACTGCCGAAGGATCTGCGACGGGGAAGTTTTACCGGGGACTGCCCACTAAAACCACGGAAAACCGCTAAAAATAACCTGGTAATTATTCGTGTTTTTCGCGTATTCCGCGGGGAAGGCCGGTGCGTTTTTGCGGTTCAAGAACCCTGGATTCCCGCCTGCGCGGGAATGACAAAAAAATAAGCATAAAACAGGAGAGATCCATGCTGCAGGAGAAAGAAACGGCCCGGATACTGGTGGTGGACGACGACGTCAACATCATCAATTTCTTTCGGGCGGTGCTGGAGGAGCAGGGCCATACCGTGGCCACCGCCGAGAACGGCGTCGAGGCCGTCAAAAAGGCCAGGGAGTTCAAACCGGAGGTGATCCTGCTGGATGTGATCATGCCCCAGATGGACGGCTACGAGGTCACCGAGGCGCTGAAAGGGGATCCGGAGACCAGCAGCATCTCCATCATCCTGGTGACCGGCATGGACACCCTGGAGGACAAGGTCCGGGGCCTGGAGTGCGGGGCCGACGACTTCATCACCAAGCCATTCAATTTCGATGAACTGGTGGCCCGGGTGCGATCCCTGGTCAAGCTGAAAAGACTGCAGGATCAGTTGAGCAAACTGCAAAAGGAATGCACGGCCGACTTTTTGCTCAAACAAAAGAAAAGCCTCAGCCCCAACCTGGTGCTGATCGTGGAGGATGACGAGCGGATATCCAGGATCATGTCCAACGTTCTGGGCACCGGCGGATATCTGACCCATACCATAGTGAACGGACAGGAGGCGGCGGACTTTATCAGGGACAATACCCCGGATCTGATCATCCTGGACCTGATGCTGCCCGGCCTGGACGGCATGGAGGTGCTCAAACGGATCCGTGAGAACCCTATGACCCGCGAGGTGCCGGTGATAGTGGTGACGGCCATAGATGATTTCAAGACCAAGATCAAGGGGCTGTACATCGGGGCCGACGATTACCTGGTCAAGCCAGTCAAATCGCTGGAGCTGCTGGCCCGGGTCAAGGCCAACCTGAGGAAGTACCAGGCCAACAAACTGATCCGGGATGTACTAAAGGACAGCGGGGCGGGGCAATGAGTTGAAAGTCATAAGCTGAAAGTCGAAAGTGGGTCACCCTGAGACCGGCAGACAACCTGGCAGGCCGAATGGGTGGATAATTCGTAAGTTTAAAGTTGACCCCACCCTCACACCACTTCGAATGCAATATACGTTTGCCTTACTCAGTGAAGGCTCTCCCCGCAGCGGAGAGGGAAGCCGGCAGGCACGGAGAAACCGGGAATGAACAATACCTTTTAAGGAGAAGATCATGTCCAAAGCACGGATATTGGTGGTGGAGGACGAGGCCATTGTGGCCAGGGATATCTGCCAAAGGCTGGAGGACCTGGGATACCAGGTGGCCGCCACAGCCGATAACGGCGAAGCCGCCCTGGCCCAAGCCCGGGAGCAGAAGCCCGACCTGGTGCTGATGGACATCGTGATCAAGGGGAAGCATGACGGGATCTATGTGGCCAATATCATAAAAAACGAGATGGGCATACCACTGATCTACCTGACCGCTTATGCCGACGATGCCACCGTGGAGCGGGCCAAGGTGGCCGAGCCCTTCGGCTACATCATCAAGCCTTTCAACGACCGGGATCTCAATGTGACCATCCAGATGGCCCTGTACCGGAACCGGATGGAGAAAAAGCTGGCTGACCGCGAGGAGCGGTATAGGGATCTGTTCGAGAATACCAGCGACATTATAATGCTGCTGGACGAGCAGGGGTCTTTCAAATACGTGAACCGGCGTTGGCACAACGCACTGGGTTACGGTGTCGACCAGATCAAGACGATGAAGATCTTCGATATCCTGGATCCGGTATGTATGACCCATTGCCGGAGCAGTTTTGCCAGGGTATTATCCGGCCAGGAGGCACAGGTAGAGGCCGTACTCCGGGCCAAAAACGGCAAAACCATCATGGTCGAGGGAAATTGCAACAGTTCGCATTCGCCCGGCAAGCCCACCTGGGTGCGGGGAATCTTCCGGGATGTCACCGAGAAGAAAAGATCCCAGCAACTGCAGGAGGCCATGTACCAGATAGCCAACGAGACCGCCCTGTCCGGCAATCTGGATGAATTATACCAAAGCCTGCACAACATCATCAGCCGGCTGATGGACACCAAGAACTTCTATATCGCCATATACGATAACGATGCCGAACGCCTGTCCTTTCCCTATTTTGTGGACGAATATGACCCCGCGCCCAACCCCCGGCCGATGGGCTCCGGCATCACCGAATACGTAATCCGTTCAAAAATGCCCCTGCTGGCCACACCGGAAGTGTACCAAAAGCTGATGGATACCGGCCAGGTCCGCTTGGTGGGCAGGGCGCCCCTGGACTGGCTGGGGGTGCCGCTGCTGGTCTCGGACAGATACTCCGGGGTGCTGGTGGTGCAGACCTACGACCAGGGCGTCAGGTTCGGAGAGAGGGAGAAGGAGATCCTGACATTCATCTCCGAGCAGGTGGCCTTTGCCATCAACCGGAAGCAATCCGAGACCGGCCTGAGGGAGAGCGAGGAACGCTACCGCACCCTGGTGGACCAGCTGCCGGCGGTGACCTTCAGGCTGGCCCTGGATCCGGAGAACTCCACCCTGTTCATCAGCCGGCAGGCGGAGCAGATATTGGGATTCGCTGCCCGCGAATGGGTGGACGATCCCAAGCTTTGGATCCGCCAGGTTCACCCCGACGACCGGCCGGATGCCGCGGGCGGGCTCAAGCGGGTGGCGGCCGGGGGCGGCCCGGTCCGGCAGGAATACCGGATATACACCAAGGAGGGGCGGCTGATCTGGGCCTATGAATTTCTTGACCTGGTCAGGGGTGCCGACGGGAAGCCTTTGTTCGTCCAGGGGGTGATGCTGGACATCACCGACCGCAAGCAGGCCGAGGAGGCCCTGAGGATGAGCGAGGAGAAATACCGCACCCTGGTGGAGCAGATCAACGACGTGATATTCCTGCTGGACCCCTCGGGCGTCGTCCAGTATATCAGCCCGGCCATAGAGAGGATGACCCAGTTCACCGTGGAAGAGATCACCGGCCGGCCATTCTCCAAATTCATCCACCCCGACGATCTGCCGAACCTGACCAAGGTTTTCCAAAGCAGGCTCCAGGGGCCCGGGGATCCTCATGAGTACCGTCTCATTGATAAGAGCGGGGGGGTCATATTTGTCCGCAGCGCCAGCCGTCCATTATCGAAGGACAGTGAATATCCCCTGGGATTGATCGGCACCCTGACCGACATCACCCAGGCCAAGCAGATGGCCGGCCAGCTGCAGCAGGCCCAGAAGATGGAGGCCATCGGACAGCTGGCGGGGGGCATCGCCCACGATTTCAACAATCTGCTGGCCGGGATCATAGGCCAGGCCGAGATGCTGCAGATCAAGCTGATCAACCAGCCGCCCCTGGCGGCCCTGGCCGAAAGGATACTGACCACCGGGGAGCATGCCGCCTCGCTGACCAAACAGCTGCTGACCTTCGCCCGCAAGGGGAATTACCAGCAGGTGCCGGTAAACCTTCACCGCATCGTGGCCGAGGTGGCCGGCATCCTGGGCAACACCGTGAACAAGAACATCAATGTCCGTCAGGCGCTGTCCGCCAATCCCTGCACCGTGCTGGGCGACCCGGCCATGCTGGAGAACGCCATACT encodes:
- a CDS encoding PAS domain S-box protein → MSKARILVVEDEAIVARDICQRLEDLGYQVAATADNGEAALAQAREQKPDLVLMDIVIKGKHDGIYVANIIKNEMGIPLIYLTAYADDATVERAKVAEPFGYIIKPFNDRDLNVTIQMALYRNRMEKKLADREERYRDLFENTSDIIMLLDEQGSFKYVNRRWHNALGYGVDQIKTMKIFDILDPVCMTHCRSSFARVLSGQEAQVEAVLRAKNGKTIMVEGNCNSSHSPGKPTWVRGIFRDVTEKKRSQQLQEAMYQIANETALSGNLDELYQSLHNIISRLMDTKNFYIAIYDNDAERLSFPYFVDEYDPAPNPRPMGSGITEYVIRSKMPLLATPEVYQKLMDTGQVRLVGRAPLDWLGVPLLVSDRYSGVLVVQTYDQGVRFGEREKEILTFISEQVAFAINRKQSETGLRESEERYRTLVDQLPAVTFRLALDPENSTLFISRQAEQILGFAAREWVDDPKLWIRQVHPDDRPDAAGGLKRVAAGGGPVRQEYRIYTKEGRLIWAYEFLDLVRGADGKPLFVQGVMLDITDRKQAEEALRMSEEKYRTLVEQINDVIFLLDPSGVVQYISPAIERMTQFTVEEITGRPFSKFIHPDDLPNLTKVFQSRLQGPGDPHEYRLIDKSGGVIFVRSASRPLSKDSEYPLGLIGTLTDITQAKQMAGQLQQAQKMEAIGQLAGGIAHDFNNLLAGIIGQAEMLQIKLINQPPLAALAERILTTGEHAASLTKQLLTFARKGNYQQVPVNLHRIVAEVAGILGNTVNKNINVRQALSANPCTVLGDPAMLENAILNLCLNARDAMSNGGNLTITTQVAELDEGYVKKHPYKIPVGRYLKISVGDTGQGMSREIQSHIFEPFFTTKEQGKGTGLGLASVYGCVKAHNGSIDVYSEEGKGSTFNIYLPLAELGPEKTGEAAKQPAQKGTGNILLVDDEETIRDITSQMLGDQGYKVIMLTNGQEAVDYYREHFGEIDLVILDMIMPLMNGHDAFLKMKEINPGIKALLSSGYSIDEEAQELMKSGVRDFLQKPYRLAELTQKINQALATEV
- a CDS encoding response regulator — protein: MLQEKETARILVVDDDVNIINFFRAVLEEQGHTVATAENGVEAVKKAREFKPEVILLDVIMPQMDGYEVTEALKGDPETSSISIILVTGMDTLEDKVRGLECGADDFITKPFNFDELVARVRSLVKLKRLQDQLSKLQKECTADFLLKQKKSLSPNLVLIVEDDERISRIMSNVLGTGGYLTHTIVNGQEAADFIRDNTPDLIILDLMLPGLDGMEVLKRIRENPMTREVPVIVVTAIDDFKTKIKGLYIGADDYLVKPVKSLELLARVKANLRKYQANKLIRDVLKDSGAGQ
- a CDS encoding PAS domain S-box protein; translation: MNNQTEGKKSFFKTYLSIFVSLGLVLVFWALEYYIHFRLSPGFSAYQHFFGAEPMELHMRLLVTFMLLAFGTYAHVLITTRRSAEVIANNQTRQYQTLLGNMLNGLAHYQLLTDELNNPVDFILLEANQAYYDITGLAADRVLDRKASEATPWILKGGIGWLDIYGRAALAGETSKTEIYSKHLDKWLLVSVYSPAQGFFVTLVEDITERKRIEGINRENQERMEVILEAVQAGVVVIDRETHLIVYANKQATQMIGAPVSDILDRKCNKFICPASDGACPVTDLHQTVDNSEKCVINIKGEMIPILKTVTPTKMGGREVLVESFVDITERKRAEQALNAEAIRRRILIDQSRDGIVVLAKDGSVYESNRRFAEMLGYFPEEIKQLHVWDWEFQYTREQTMDMIGNVDEAGDFFETRHRRKDGTIYDVEISTNGAAFEGEKLIFCVCRDITDRKKAEDELRKMNIALEQSPSAVVITDLDGRIEYVNNAFVTMTGYPKADAIGENPRILKSGETSEDDYQVLWKTIAGGGEWKGEFHNRRKDGSLYWEQAVIASIKDQNGAPIKYVAVKQDITERKRAEEELRASEEKFRNLVENQSEGIGVINQEEKFVFANSAADKIFGLEKGLLVGRSLKEYLTPEGIQQIAEESRQRKDGKKGLYELEINTGTGEKKIIYVSAIPQTDPMGKYIGTMGLFQDITEQKKARQEIEDTRRRLEMILSSAGEGIYGLDDRRRTIFMNPVAANLLGYSVEEMIGKVQHEVSHHTKPDGSHYDSKDCPINASITDGQIHHVTGEIFWRKDGSSFPVEYTSTPTVENGRTTGSVVVFRDITERKQSEALQSTIYKISEISTSSESLLELYAGIHMIVDEMMSTANFYIALYNKKENKLEFPYFVDERDPSPVSRPLKKGLTEYVLRIHKPLLAPPMVQKKLADAGEIEIVGTPSVDWMGVPLKSGNQAFGVLVVQSYREKVRFGARELSMLNFVSDNIAAAIQRKKGEDERKKLVTELQESLDNIKTLKGLVPICSSCKKIRNDGGYWQQVEEYVAEHTEADFSHGICDECAHKLYPQYFKDKKNKTKGDEVG